From Gemmatimonadaceae bacterium, the proteins below share one genomic window:
- a CDS encoding amidohydrolase: MPTPILRAALALLALAAPLAAQEADLILTDGRIWTGDSLQPYAAAVAIRDGKFIAVGSNAQALAHRTANSRVVSLGGRFATPGFIDNHTHFNSAGALLLGVNLLDVSDARAFAERVKGARDRLPADAWITGGDWGAYEDWAANSAGATDAQRRARFSPDRGVIDSLTPRSPALLQRWDRSAYLANGAALTASGLSCATPVEGLECLRGNATGRVSGAALARVRAAIPPKSFDQRLREARVALQHLNELGVTGIHDITPREMFPVYHELKRRGELTVRVYARPTLDKWDELTAVGLPHGFGDDMLRIGGLKGFVDGIQGNSTARFYEPQLHSGLRGSWRDSTNTAATSGAGSGMEPAGNMLRNLDGADRAGLWPQVHAIGDEAIDTLLTLYEQVMRENPARERRFRIIHSQVLRGPEVAQRYARLGVIAEVQPYHAIDDMRWMEERIGERARWAYAFRTLHDAGVTLTFGSDWPGTNASWYTANPMQILYAAVTRETLDGSPSGGWFPQEKLDLETSLRAYTVNNAWAEGEEDRKGRVMVGFLADLTVVERDLFAIPPTQLKDVKALLTVVDGRIVYAAAPFAR, translated from the coding sequence ATGCCGACCCCTATCCTTCGCGCCGCGCTCGCGCTGCTGGCGCTCGCGGCCCCGCTCGCCGCGCAGGAAGCCGACCTGATCCTCACCGACGGCCGCATCTGGACCGGGGACTCCCTGCAGCCCTACGCCGCAGCCGTCGCCATCCGCGACGGAAAGTTCATCGCCGTCGGCTCGAACGCGCAGGCGCTGGCGCACCGCACCGCCAACTCGCGCGTCGTCTCGCTCGGTGGCCGCTTCGCCACCCCGGGCTTCATCGACAACCACACGCACTTCAACAGCGCCGGTGCCCTGTTGCTCGGCGTGAACCTGCTCGACGTGAGCGATGCGCGCGCCTTCGCCGAACGGGTGAAAGGTGCGCGGGACCGACTACCCGCGGACGCCTGGATCACCGGCGGTGACTGGGGCGCCTACGAGGACTGGGCAGCCAACAGCGCTGGTGCTACCGACGCGCAGCGCCGCGCGCGCTTCAGTCCGGACCGCGGCGTCATCGACAGTCTCACGCCGCGCAGTCCGGCGCTACTCCAGCGCTGGGACCGCTCGGCGTACCTCGCCAACGGCGCCGCGCTCACGGCCTCCGGTCTCAGCTGTGCAACGCCCGTCGAGGGCCTCGAATGCCTGCGCGGCAACGCCACCGGCCGCGTGAGTGGCGCGGCTTTGGCCCGCGTGCGCGCCGCCATCCCGCCCAAGTCGTTCGACCAACGCCTGCGCGAGGCCCGCGTCGCGCTCCAACATCTCAATGAGCTTGGCGTCACGGGCATCCACGACATCACGCCGCGCGAGATGTTTCCCGTCTACCACGAGCTCAAGCGCCGCGGCGAGCTCACCGTGCGCGTCTACGCCCGACCCACGCTCGACAAGTGGGACGAGCTCACGGCCGTCGGCCTGCCCCACGGCTTCGGCGACGACATGCTGCGCATCGGTGGCCTGAAGGGCTTCGTCGACGGCATCCAAGGCAACTCCACCGCGCGCTTCTACGAGCCGCAGCTGCACTCCGGCCTCCGCGGCAGTTGGCGCGACTCCACCAACACGGCCGCCACCAGCGGCGCCGGCTCAGGCATGGAGCCCGCTGGCAACATGCTCCGCAATCTCGACGGCGCCGACCGCGCAGGCCTCTGGCCTCAGGTCCACGCCATCGGTGACGAGGCGATCGACACGCTGCTCACGCTCTACGAGCAAGTGATGCGCGAGAACCCCGCCCGCGAGCGACGCTTCCGCATCATCCATTCGCAGGTACTCCGCGGTCCCGAAGTCGCCCAGCGCTACGCACGGCTCGGGGTGATCGCCGAGGTGCAGCCGTATCACGCGATCGATGACATGCGCTGGATGGAAGAGCGCATCGGTGAACGCGCGCGCTGGGCGTATGCCTTCCGCACGCTGCACGACGCCGGCGTCACGCTGACCTTCGGCTCCGACTGGCCCGGCACGAATGCCTCGTGGTATACGGCGAACCCAATGCAGATCCTCTACGCCGCCGTCACGCGCGAGACCTTGGACGGCAGCCCCAGCGGCGGCTGGTTCCCGCAGGAAAAGCTGGACCTCGAGACCTCGCTGCGCGCCTACACGGTGAACAACGCCTGGGCCGAGGGTGAGGAGGATCGCAAGGGACGCGTAATGGTCGGCTTCCTCGCCGATCTCACGGTCGTCGAGCGCGACCTCTTCGCCATTCCGCCCACGCAGCTCAAGGATGTGAAGGCGCTGCTGACCGTTGTGGACGGTCGCATCGTGTACGCCGCCGCGCCCTTCGCGCGGTGA
- a CDS encoding divalent metal cation transporter has product MRDGLRGVLVGAAFLMATSAVGPGFLTQTAVFTERLGASFGFAIVVAAVIDLVAQLNIWRVLAVTGRRAQDVANDVAPGLGTLLAVLVALGGLAFNIGNLAGAGLGLNVVFDLPVAAGAAISAVVAIVVFVAKEAGRAMDRFALFLGLVLVVLTWYVAAAAQPPVAEALQRSIVPERIDLLAIVTIVGGTVGGYITFAGAHRLIDAGVAGREHLGKVTGSALWAIGVATLMRCVLFLAALAIVHRGIALDPANPPASVFRHATGEIGYRIFGVVMWSAAITSVVGAAYTSVSFLRGLHASVSAQWTRYVIGFIALSAMGFLIIGRPVRTLVLVGALNGLILPLALGTMVIAARRAAVVGDYRHPTWLSVSGALVALGMAAAGALVLWRDVPALMR; this is encoded by the coding sequence ATGCGTGACGGACTCCGCGGCGTCCTCGTAGGCGCCGCCTTCCTGATGGCGACCTCGGCCGTGGGGCCGGGGTTCCTCACGCAGACGGCCGTGTTTACCGAACGTCTCGGCGCGAGCTTCGGCTTCGCAATCGTCGTCGCCGCGGTGATCGACCTCGTGGCGCAACTGAACATCTGGCGCGTACTCGCCGTCACGGGGCGCCGGGCACAGGACGTGGCGAATGACGTCGCGCCAGGACTTGGTACGCTGCTCGCCGTGCTTGTCGCACTCGGCGGGCTTGCCTTCAACATCGGCAACCTCGCCGGTGCGGGCCTTGGGCTCAACGTGGTCTTCGACCTTCCGGTTGCCGCGGGTGCGGCGATCAGCGCGGTCGTCGCGATTGTCGTCTTCGTCGCGAAGGAAGCGGGTCGCGCAATGGACCGTTTTGCGCTCTTCCTCGGCCTCGTGCTGGTAGTGCTCACGTGGTATGTGGCCGCGGCGGCGCAGCCGCCCGTGGCCGAGGCACTGCAGCGCAGCATCGTGCCGGAGCGCATCGACCTGCTCGCCATCGTGACGATCGTCGGTGGTACGGTGGGTGGTTACATCACTTTTGCGGGCGCGCACCGCCTGATCGACGCTGGCGTCGCAGGGCGCGAGCACCTCGGCAAGGTCACGGGCTCCGCGCTCTGGGCCATCGGCGTGGCGACCTTGATGCGCTGTGTGCTCTTCCTGGCGGCGCTCGCCATCGTGCACCGAGGCATCGCGCTGGATCCCGCCAACCCGCCGGCGAGCGTGTTTCGCCACGCCACCGGCGAGATTGGATATCGCATCTTTGGCGTGGTGATGTGGAGTGCGGCCATCACCTCGGTGGTCGGAGCCGCGTACACCTCGGTGAGCTTCCTTCGCGGTCTGCACGCCAGCGTGTCCGCGCAGTGGACCCGCTACGTGATCGGCTTCATCGCACTTTCGGCGATGGGCTTCCTCATCATCGGACGGCCGGTGCGCACCTTGGTCCTCGTCGGCGCACTCAACGGCCTCATCCTTCCGCTTGCGCTCGGCACGATGGTCATCGCCGCACGCCGCGCCGCCGTGGTCGGCGACTACCGGCACCCGACCTGGCTCAGCGTCAGCGGGGCATTGGTCGCGCTGGGCATGGCGGCCGCCGGGGCCCTTGTCCTCTGGCGTGACGTCCCGGCCCTGATGCGGTAG
- a CDS encoding aminotransferase class I/II-fold pyridoxal phosphate-dependent enzyme, whose translation MSVSRRSFVRALGFGGAGVLTAPSWVSARGYEAATANPADAAFLEEQGALIRLMSNENPYGPAPAAIRAMQASVREAAWYPASMETRVVEAISKVNNVPAERIMLGSGSGEILQLAVQTFCSPSKHLVAAHPTFETCGAVARLMGYPVREVPLDSEQRIDLDGMLKQVKGAGLVFLCNPNNPTAHVHGKAAVENFVRAALAADPEVIILVDEAYHEFVDDPAYASMLPHVATESRIIVSRTFSKIYGLAGMRIGYAFGQPATLGRMTPRRVPNGVGALAQVAAVAALADTQRMHEQQAQNREARAYTVKWFSERGYKVVPSQANFLMVNIRRDTREFRDACQRLGVLVGRPFPPLTSFSRISIGTMDEMQRATAVFARVLG comes from the coding sequence ATGTCCGTCTCCCGTCGCTCATTCGTCCGCGCCCTCGGTTTCGGCGGCGCCGGAGTGCTCACCGCGCCGAGTTGGGTCTCGGCCCGCGGGTACGAAGCCGCCACCGCGAACCCCGCCGATGCAGCGTTTCTTGAGGAGCAGGGCGCGCTCATCCGTTTGATGAGCAACGAGAATCCGTACGGGCCGGCGCCGGCCGCCATCCGCGCCATGCAAGCGTCGGTCCGCGAGGCCGCGTGGTATCCGGCGTCGATGGAGACGCGGGTCGTCGAGGCGATCTCCAAGGTCAACAACGTCCCCGCCGAGCGCATCATGCTGGGCTCCGGATCGGGCGAGATCCTGCAGCTCGCCGTGCAGACGTTCTGCTCGCCGAGCAAGCACCTCGTGGCTGCACACCCGACCTTCGAGACCTGCGGCGCCGTCGCCCGACTGATGGGCTACCCCGTGCGCGAGGTCCCGCTCGACAGCGAGCAGCGCATTGACCTGGACGGCATGCTCAAGCAGGTGAAGGGTGCCGGGTTGGTCTTCCTCTGCAATCCGAACAACCCGACCGCCCACGTGCACGGCAAGGCGGCGGTCGAAAACTTCGTGCGCGCCGCGTTGGCCGCCGATCCCGAAGTCATCATCCTTGTCGACGAGGCATACCACGAGTTTGTCGATGACCCGGCCTACGCCTCGATGCTCCCGCACGTCGCGACCGAGTCGCGGATCATCGTCTCGCGCACCTTCTCCAAGATCTACGGCCTCGCCGGCATGCGCATCGGCTACGCCTTCGGCCAGCCGGCGACGCTCGGCCGCATGACGCCACGCCGTGTGCCGAACGGCGTCGGGGCGCTTGCGCAGGTCGCCGCGGTCGCGGCGCTCGCTGACACACAGCGGATGCACGAGCAGCAGGCGCAGAATCGTGAGGCCCGCGCGTACACGGTGAAGTGGTTCAGCGAGCGCGGCTACAAGGTGGTGCCCTCGCAGGCGAACTTCCTGATGGTCAACATCCGGCGCGACACGCGGGAGTTCCGCGATGCCTGTCAGCGGCTCGGCGTCCTGGTCGGTCGTCCTTTCCCGCCGCTGACGTCGTTCTCGCGCATCTCGATCGGCACGATGGACGAGATGCAGCGCGCGACGGCAGTCTTCGCGCGCGTGCTCGGCTGA
- a CDS encoding cation:proton antiporter: MASIILVLGLLYFLAHFLSNTFDRSRVPDVLVLMIIGIVVGPLLEWTTPESFGQVGSVLTTVALAVILFESGTTLNIGSIVRSARSTLQVTLATSFLTIGVVGVLAGVLLEMPWISAFILGTIASGTSAAVVIPMVKVLKVKERAGTVMILESAVTDVTSIVFTFALLNAALQGEVNVGLMLGQTLSALVFAAVIGVAGGIGWLLIWEKVRQFPTTIFTTLASAFVLYGFAELLGFAGAIAVLAYGITLSNHEYFGLSKLFKGRGFSGVTPVESDFYKEIVFLLKTFFFVYLGISMRFSDAKIFGLALALMLILTGARLFMLPLLVPRTISRSDAAVVSVMIPKGLAAAVLAGLPLERGIAGAEEIQAGVYAIVLVSITLTAMLVSIRDGRVFGPVFGRALRAFPEVAPEEPGRGTPRSGIATVPAPAAPPSPPAAPQG, translated from the coding sequence GTGGCCAGCATCATCCTCGTCCTAGGCCTGCTGTACTTCCTGGCCCACTTCCTGTCGAACACGTTCGACCGGTCGCGGGTCCCGGACGTGTTGGTGCTGATGATCATCGGCATCGTGGTCGGGCCGCTGCTCGAGTGGACGACGCCGGAGTCGTTTGGTCAGGTGGGCAGCGTGCTCACCACCGTCGCGCTGGCAGTGATCCTCTTCGAAAGCGGTACCACGCTCAACATCGGCAGCATCGTGCGCTCGGCGCGCAGCACGCTGCAGGTGACGCTGGCGACGTCCTTCCTCACGATCGGCGTGGTCGGCGTGCTGGCGGGTGTGCTGCTGGAGATGCCCTGGATCAGCGCGTTTATCCTCGGCACGATCGCCTCCGGCACCTCGGCGGCCGTCGTGATCCCGATGGTGAAGGTGCTCAAGGTGAAGGAGCGCGCCGGCACGGTGATGATTCTCGAGTCCGCGGTGACGGACGTGACGAGCATCGTGTTCACCTTCGCGCTGCTCAACGCGGCGCTGCAGGGCGAGGTGAACGTGGGCCTGATGCTGGGGCAGACGCTGTCGGCCCTGGTGTTCGCGGCGGTGATCGGCGTGGCCGGCGGCATCGGTTGGCTGTTGATCTGGGAGAAGGTGCGGCAGTTCCCGACCACGATTTTCACGACGTTGGCCTCGGCGTTCGTGCTCTATGGCTTCGCCGAGCTGCTGGGCTTCGCCGGTGCGATTGCCGTGCTGGCCTACGGCATCACGCTATCGAACCACGAGTACTTCGGGCTCTCCAAGCTCTTCAAGGGTCGCGGCTTCTCAGGCGTGACGCCGGTTGAGTCGGACTTCTACAAGGAGATCGTCTTCCTGCTGAAGACCTTCTTCTTCGTGTACCTCGGCATCTCGATGCGTTTCAGCGATGCCAAGATTTTCGGACTGGCGTTGGCGCTGATGCTGATCCTCACGGGCGCGCGGCTGTTCATGCTACCGCTGCTGGTGCCACGCACCATCTCGCGCAGCGACGCCGCCGTGGTGTCGGTGATGATTCCCAAGGGACTGGCCGCGGCCGTGTTGGCCGGCCTTCCGCTGGAGCGCGGGATCGCCGGTGCGGAGGAGATCCAGGCGGGCGTCTACGCAATCGTCTTGGTGAGCATCACGCTGACGGCGATGCTCGTGTCGATTCGCGATGGTCGGGTCTTCGGACCGGTGTTCGGTCGGGCGCTTCGCGCGTTCCCGGAAGTCGCACCGGAGGAGCCGGGCCGCGGCACGCCGCGCTCTGGCATCGCGACGGTGCCGGCGCCTGCAGCGCCGCCGTCACCGCCCGCGGCGCCCCAAGGCTAG
- a CDS encoding Lrp/AsnC family transcriptional regulator, with translation MADQTPLDSTDHLILAHLQKNARLSNKELAAKVGLSASSCLARVRRLERGGVLLGYHAEVDARSFGVTLEAMVAVRLAKHVRTAIEAFEQLLGTLPEVRGWYHLAGANDYLVHVAVRDAEHLREFVLSAFTGRGDVAHLETNLIFSHRRAPVFGAAPRGGMRRDP, from the coding sequence ATGGCCGACCAGACACCGCTCGACAGCACGGATCACCTGATTCTCGCGCATCTACAGAAGAATGCGCGGCTTTCCAACAAGGAGCTCGCTGCTAAGGTGGGACTCTCCGCCTCGAGCTGCCTCGCGCGCGTGCGCCGCCTCGAACGCGGCGGCGTCCTGCTGGGATATCACGCCGAGGTGGATGCGCGCAGCTTCGGGGTCACGCTGGAGGCGATGGTCGCTGTCCGACTGGCCAAGCACGTGCGCACGGCCATCGAGGCCTTCGAGCAACTGTTGGGGACGCTTCCAGAGGTGCGCGGCTGGTACCATCTTGCGGGGGCCAACGACTACCTCGTGCACGTGGCCGTGCGTGACGCCGAGCATCTGCGGGAGTTCGTGCTGAGCGCATTCACGGGGCGGGGTGATGTGGCCCATCTTGAGACCAACCTGATCTTCTCGCATCGCCGTGCGCCGGTCTTCGGTGCAGCACCGCGCGGTGGAATGCGTCGCGACCCCTGA
- a CDS encoding aminotransferase class I/II-fold pyridoxal phosphate-dependent enzyme: MSCFVDDSVEFRCRRSSQETSMRPDAFTTKAVHAGRHDFNEIGVHAPPLDLSSTYPTPDLGAAAQAFDALVAGDAPPGDSFVYPRLYNPTVGRFEQALAELEGAEDAAAFSSGMAALTAVLLAAKSRGSHVVATRPLYGTSDHLLESGLLGLTVSWASQDKIAEAIRQDTALVLIETPANPTLDLVDIAEVVRQAGSVPVVVDSTFATPALQRPLEQGAAMVLHSATKFLGGHGDVLAGVVAGSHALIRDIKHIRAATGGVLHPLGAYLLHRGLPTLELRVLRMQATAQVLAQRLATDRRVRGIHYPGLPGQDPRGLIGTQMSGPGSVMSFEINSDDASVMQAFISALRLITPAVSLGSTDSLIQPPAALTHRVVDAAARAKTGITPALVRLSVGLEDPADLWRDLDQALQVVPPRAEVHTGEMLVSAGQG; this comes from the coding sequence ATGTCGTGTTTTGTCGATGATTCCGTTGAATTTCGTTGCAGACGCAGCTCACAGGAGACATCGATGCGCCCCGACGCCTTCACCACCAAAGCCGTCCACGCCGGCCGCCACGACTTCAACGAGATCGGGGTCCACGCGCCCCCGCTCGACCTGAGCTCGACCTATCCGACGCCAGACCTTGGGGCGGCGGCGCAGGCCTTCGACGCACTTGTCGCCGGTGATGCACCCCCGGGCGACTCGTTTGTCTATCCGCGCCTCTACAATCCCACCGTCGGACGATTCGAACAGGCATTGGCCGAGCTTGAAGGCGCCGAGGACGCGGCGGCGTTCTCCTCGGGCATGGCGGCGCTGACCGCCGTGCTGCTCGCGGCCAAGTCCCGCGGCTCGCACGTCGTCGCCACGCGCCCGCTCTACGGCACCAGCGATCACCTGCTGGAGTCAGGGCTGCTCGGCCTCACCGTCAGCTGGGCCTCGCAGGACAAGATCGCCGAGGCGATTCGACAAGACACAGCGCTGGTGCTGATCGAGACGCCCGCAAACCCGACGCTCGACCTGGTGGACATCGCTGAGGTCGTGCGCCAGGCGGGCAGCGTTCCCGTCGTCGTGGACTCAACCTTCGCTACGCCCGCCCTGCAGCGTCCGCTGGAGCAGGGCGCAGCAATGGTCCTGCACTCCGCCACCAAGTTCCTCGGTGGCCACGGCGACGTGCTCGCTGGTGTCGTGGCCGGCTCCCACGCGTTGATTCGCGACATCAAGCACATCCGCGCCGCCACAGGCGGTGTGCTGCATCCGCTTGGCGCGTACCTGCTGCACCGCGGACTGCCGACGCTCGAGCTCCGCGTGCTGCGGATGCAGGCCACGGCGCAGGTGCTCGCCCAGCGTCTCGCGACGGACCGGCGCGTGCGCGGCATCCACTATCCAGGACTGCCGGGCCAAGACCCGCGCGGACTCATCGGCACACAGATGTCAGGGCCAGGCTCCGTCATGAGCTTCGAGATCAACAGCGACGATGCATCCGTGATGCAGGCCTTCATCTCGGCGCTGCGTCTTATCACGCCCGCCGTCAGCCTGGGCTCGACGGACTCGCTGATCCAACCGCCAGCCGCGCTGACGCATCGCGTGGTGGATGCTGCCGCGCGTGCCAAGACCGGCATCACGCCCGCGCTGGTCCGGCTCAGCGTCGGGCTCGAGGATCCGGCCGACCTCTGGCGCGACCTCGACCAGGCCCTCCAGGTGGTGCCGCCGCGCGCCGAGGTGCATACTGGCGAGATGCTCGTGTCGGCTGGCCAGGGGTGA
- a CDS encoding FAD-binding oxidoreductase, whose translation MSAGLPNVPRWDDHDWPGLPVLKQDVEADLCVVGLGGSGLSCISEALDLGVSSVVGIDARDVASGAAGRNGGLLLAGTVDFHHDAVAKLGRERVLALTAATEDERRRIAEETPGVSRITGSLRIAEDDAELDDCARQFDAMRADGLPVEHYEGPEGRGLLFPTDGVMQPLRRCRALAARVQERGARLFGNATARTVESGRVRTDGFTVTARHIVVAVDGNLELLLPELRSEVRTARLQMLAAAPSLPLRFPRPVSLRYGYDYWQQLDDGSVLLGGGRDRFESAEWTGESDPTATVQDYLTRQLRERLGIESEITHRWAASVAFTDSGLPILRTLSDGVTVLGAYSGTGNLMGALCGRAAARLALRDDHSLAALIQD comes from the coding sequence GTGAGCGCAGGCTTACCCAACGTCCCGCGTTGGGACGACCACGATTGGCCCGGCCTCCCCGTCCTGAAGCAGGACGTGGAGGCCGATCTCTGTGTGGTCGGACTTGGTGGTAGCGGGCTCAGCTGCATCAGCGAGGCGCTCGACCTTGGCGTGTCGTCGGTCGTTGGTATTGACGCGCGCGACGTCGCGTCCGGCGCGGCGGGGCGCAATGGTGGCCTCTTGCTCGCCGGCACGGTCGACTTCCATCACGATGCCGTCGCCAAGCTCGGCCGCGAGCGCGTCCTCGCGCTGACGGCCGCCACCGAGGACGAACGCCGCCGCATTGCGGAGGAGACGCCAGGAGTCTCACGCATCACCGGCTCACTGCGCATCGCCGAGGACGACGCCGAGCTCGACGACTGCGCGCGGCAGTTCGATGCGATGCGCGCTGACGGATTGCCGGTCGAGCACTACGAAGGGCCGGAGGGCCGCGGCCTGCTCTTTCCCACCGACGGCGTGATGCAGCCGCTCAGGCGTTGCCGCGCACTGGCCGCTCGAGTGCAAGAGCGAGGCGCGCGCTTGTTCGGCAATGCCACCGCGCGTACGGTCGAATCCGGCCGCGTGCGAACGGATGGCTTCACCGTCACGGCACGCCACATCGTCGTCGCGGTGGATGGCAATCTCGAGCTGCTGCTGCCTGAACTGCGCAGCGAGGTCCGTACGGCACGCCTCCAGATGCTGGCCGCGGCGCCGTCCCTGCCGCTGCGCTTCCCGCGGCCGGTCTCCCTGCGCTACGGCTACGACTACTGGCAGCAGCTCGACGACGGCTCCGTCCTGCTCGGCGGCGGTCGCGACCGCTTTGAGTCCGCGGAATGGACGGGCGAGAGCGATCCGACAGCTACCGTGCAGGACTACCTCACGCGCCAGCTACGCGAGCGACTTGGAATCGAATCGGAGATCACGCATCGCTGGGCGGCATCCGTGGCCTTCACCGACTCCGGGCTCCCGATCCTGCGCACGCTCAGCGACGGCGTCACGGTGCTCGGTGCCTACAGCGGCACTGGCAACCTGATGGGGGCCCTTTGTGGCCGGGCCGCCGCGCGCCTAGCCTTACGCGACGACCACTCGCTCGCCGCCCTCATCCAAGACTGA